In the genome of Thunnus maccoyii chromosome 15, fThuMac1.1, whole genome shotgun sequence, one region contains:
- the slc44a4 gene encoding choline transporter-like protein 4 translates to MGRKREETNEDSEYGQPAQYDPTFNGPINKRGCTDIICCILFMAVILGYIVVGIIAWLYGDPRHVLYARNSTGWFCGIGPNEGRPTLFYFDMIKCATSVNIMATALNGFQCPTTQVCVEKCPTDFWAVSPFSYLPDVKPADVFNQSFCVPSINLATTKLTVKEIVDKELCPFFQMPTISVLGRCLPDISLLKNIPPEFSDIPGLPSSINDTVNLIKNGTGDVLNGFNAREIGVRIFEDFASSWPWILLGLFIAMVVSMLFLLLLRFTAPVMVWVLIIGVLGAGAYGIWHCYWEYDNYKKASATIADIGFTTNFNIYLQTQETWLAFLIIISVVEAIILLTIIFLRTRILIAIALIQESSKAVSHMMSSLLYPLVTFALLLVCVAYWGATALYLATSGGPIYRVVALNSTASECKGINGTVNCDPQNFTSSDYPGCPSASCIFIKYNDEGLLQRNIFNLQIYNVVAFLWCVNFVIALGQCTLAGAFASYYWAFNKPSDIPMFPVCGGFIRSLRYHVGSLAFGALILTLVQLVRIILEYIDHKTRAAQNPVARFILCCMKCCFWCLEKFIKFLNRNAYIMIAVYGKNFCVSAKNAFMLLMRNVVRVVVLDKVTDLLLFFGKLLVVGGVGVLSFFFFSGRIPLPGSSFRSETLNYYWMPIITVVFGSYLIAHGFFSVYNMCVDTLFLCFLEDLERNDGSEQKPYYMSKNLMKILNKSNKPPKRGKAKD, encoded by the exons ATGGGTAGAAAACGGGAAGAGACAAACGAGGACTCCGAGTATG gACAACCTGCTCAGTATGACCCGACCTTTAACGGACCCATAAATAAAAG AGGTTGCACTGATATCATCTGCTGTATCCTGTTTATGGCCGTCATCCTCGGCTACATAGTAGTTGGGATTATAG cttgGCTCTATGGAGATCCCAGACATGTTCTTTATGCAAGAAACTCAACTGGATGGTTCTGTGGCATCGGACCAAATGA AGGCCGACCCACTTTGTTCTACTTTGACATGATCAAATGTGCAACGTCTGTCAATATAATGGCCACTGCTCTTAATGGTTTTCAGTGTCCAACCACACAG GTGTGCGTGGAAAAATGCCCAACTGATTTCTGGGCTGTTTCGCCATTTTCATATTTGCCAGATGTAAAGCCAGCAGACGTTTTCAATCAAAGCTTCTGTGTGCCATCCATCAACCTGGCAACTACTAAGTTG aCTGTTAAAGAAATTGTGGACAAGGAGCTGTGTCCTTTCTTCCAAATGCCAACAATATCGG TGCTGGGGAGATGTTTGCCCGATATCTCATTACTGAAGAACATCCCTCCAGAGTTTTCCGATATTCCAGGCTTGCCCTCCTCCATTAACGACACAGTCAACCTCATCAAAAATGGCACTGG GGACGTTTTGAATGGCTTCAATGCCAGGGAGATTGGTGTCCGAATCTTTGAGGATTTTGCGTCGTCATGGCCGTGGATCCTCCT TGGTCTGTTTATAGCTATGGTGGTCAGCATGCTGTTCCTGTTGCTGCTGAGATTCACTGCTCCAGTCATGGTGTGGGTGCTCATCATAGGAGTCCTGGGCGCCGGGGCTTATG GGATATGGCACTGCTACTGGGAGTATGATAACTACAAGAAAGCCTCTGCTACCATTGCTGACATAGGTTTCACCACCAACTTCAATATTTACCTGCAAACCCAAGAGACCTGGTTGGCCTTCT TGATCATCATTTCTGTGGTGGAGGCAATCATTCTCCTAACCATCATCTTCCTGCGGACCAGGATCCTCATAGCCATCGCCCTCATCCAGGAGTCCAGCAA GGCAGTCAGTCACATGATGTCCTCTCTGCTGTACCCTCTGGTCACCTTCGCTCTCCTACTGGTGTGTGTTGCTTACTGGGGCGCCACTGCTTT ATATTTGGCCACTTCAGGAGGCCCAATCTACAGAGTAGTGGCTCTCAACTCCACTGCGAGCGAGTGTAAGGGAATCAATGGCACCGTGAACTGTGACCCTCAG aACTTCACCTCATCAGATTACCCGGGCTGCCCCTCCGCTAGCTGCATCTTCATCAAATACAACGACGAAGGTCTCCTTCAGAGGAACATCTTCAACCTGCAGATCTACAATGTCGTGGCCTTTCTCTGGTGTGTCAATTTTGTCATCGCCTTGGGGCAGTGCACGCTGGCGGGGGCCTTTGCCTCTTACTACTGGGCCTTCAACAAACCAAGTGATATCCCCATGTTCCCCGTGTGCGGCGGCTTTATACGCTCACTCAG gtACCATGTGGGCTCTTTGGCATTCGGTGCTCTGATCCTGACTCTGGTGCAGTTAGTGAGGATCATCCTGGAGTACATTGACCACAAAACCAGAG CGGCACAGAATCCAGTCGCACGTTTCATATTGTGCTGCATGAAGTGCTGCTTCTGGTGTCTGGAGAAGTTCATTAAGTTCCTCAACAGGAATGCTTACATTATG ATCGCCGTTTATGGGAAAAACTTCTGCGTCTCAGCCAAAAATGCTTTCATGCTGCTCATGAGAAACGTTGTCAG GGTGGTGGTGCTTGATAAAGTGacagacctgctgctgttttttggGAAGCTCCTGGTGGTCGGAGGAGTGG GTGTGTtgtccttctttttcttctctggtCGAATACCTCTACCAGGCAGCAGCTTCCGCTCCGAAACCCTCAACTACTACTGGATGCCAATTATT ACTGTGGTGTTTGGCAGCTACCTCATAGCTCATGGATTCTTCAGCGTCTACAACATGTGTGTCGATACACTCTTCCTCTGCTTCC TGGAGGACTTGGAGCGTAATGACGGATCTGAGCAGAAGCCGTACTATATGTCCAAAAACCTCATGAAGATCCTCAACAAATCCAACAAGCCACCAAAAAGGGGTAAAGCAAAAGACTGA
- the rnf5 gene encoding uncharacterized protein rnf5 isoform X2, with amino-acid sequence MAATDPRSSSDGGPASRGGFPAGESSNDRDGPGGSSSGGGGSSGGGSGEGERERDRATFECNICLDTARDAVISMCGHLFCWPCLHQWLETRPSRQQCPVCKAGISREKVIPLYGRGSSSQEDPRLHLWILHRCSRVSATPAFTCRLESVLSPSASSPQSSTPTTPFTEQTSMQVITKATVTSTTAITTGKTPSSCSWLSSSSSGC; translated from the exons ATGGCGGCCACGGATCCCCGGTCCTCGAGTGACGGCGGGCCGGCCAGCAGAGGAGGATTCCCGGCAGGGGAGAGCAGCAACGACCGCGACGGGCCgggcggcagcagcagcggcggcggcggcagtaGCGGCGGCGGCAGCGGGGAGGGCGAACGGGAGCGGGACCGAGCCACCTTCGAGTGCAACATTTGTTTGGACACTGCCAGAGACGCTGTCATCAGTATGTGCGGCCACTTGTTCTG ctGGCCCTGTCTTCATCAA TGGTTGGAGACGCGGCCCAGCAGGCAGCAGTGTCCTGTGTGTAAAGCAGGCATCAGCAGAGAGAAAGTCATCCCACTGTATGGCAGAGGGAGCTCCAGCCAAGAGGACCCCAG ACTTCATCTCTGGATTCTGCACAGATGTTCCAGGGTTTCGGCGACACCGGCTTTCACATGTCGTTTGGAATCGGTGCTTTCCCCTTCGGCTTCTTCACCACAGTCTTCAACACCAACGACCCCTTTCACAGAGCAg ACCAGTATGCAGGTGATCACCAAGGCAACGGTAACCTCAACAACGGCAATAACAACTGGCAAGACTCCCTCTTCCTGTTCGTGgctatcttcttcttcttctggctGCTGA
- the rnf5 gene encoding E3 ubiquitin-protein ligase RNF5 isoform X1: MAATDPRSSSDGGPASRGGFPAGESSNDRDGPGGSSSGGGGSSGGGSGEGERERDRATFECNICLDTARDAVISMCGHLFCWPCLHQWLETRPSRQQCPVCKAGISREKVIPLYGRGSSSQEDPRLKTPPRPQGQRTEPESRGGMFQGFGDTGFHMSFGIGAFPFGFFTTVFNTNDPFHRADQYAGDHQGNGNLNNGNNNWQDSLFLFVAIFFFFWLLSV, encoded by the exons ATGGCGGCCACGGATCCCCGGTCCTCGAGTGACGGCGGGCCGGCCAGCAGAGGAGGATTCCCGGCAGGGGAGAGCAGCAACGACCGCGACGGGCCgggcggcagcagcagcggcggcggcggcagtaGCGGCGGCGGCAGCGGGGAGGGCGAACGGGAGCGGGACCGAGCCACCTTCGAGTGCAACATTTGTTTGGACACTGCCAGAGACGCTGTCATCAGTATGTGCGGCCACTTGTTCTG ctGGCCCTGTCTTCATCAA TGGTTGGAGACGCGGCCCAGCAGGCAGCAGTGTCCTGTGTGTAAAGCAGGCATCAGCAGAGAGAAAGTCATCCCACTGTATGGCAGAGGGAGCTCCAGCCAAGAGGACCCCAG GTTGAAAACTCCACCTCGGCCTCAGGGACAGAGAACAGAGCCAGAGAGTCGAGGCGGG ATGTTCCAGGGTTTCGGCGACACCGGCTTTCACATGTCGTTTGGAATCGGTGCTTTCCCCTTCGGCTTCTTCACCACAGTCTTCAACACCAACGACCCCTTTCACAGAGCAg ACCAGTATGCAGGTGATCACCAAGGCAACGGTAACCTCAACAACGGCAATAACAACTGGCAAGACTCCCTCTTCCTGTTCGTGgctatcttcttcttcttctggctGCTGAGCGTGTGA
- the utp23 gene encoding rRNA-processing protein UTP23 homolog: MKIKRQKQAKKNISFYKYNFSFREPFQILIDGTFCQAALKNKIQIKEQLPKYLMGEVQLCTTSCALKELDTLKQLYGAKLILQRFQVRRCQHFKDPVPASKCLLSMLEETNPHHYFVATQDHAVTTGLKKIPGVPLLYIILNTIVLDKPSQSSLDHVQAVQLGELVSPAQQQSIRSLKEEQGISQKDGERRGKKRKRKQSNPNPLSCLKKKKKGVPTPPLKKTEQGEKRKRSRHKKRKTEGGDNISAPPPPTNP; this comes from the exons ATGAAGATCAAGCGACAGAAACAAGCCAAGAAAAACATAAGCTTCTACAAATACAACTTTAGCTTTAGGGAACCGTTTCAGATTCTCATCGACGGGACTTTTTGTCAAGCGGCTTTGAAGAACAAGATTCAGATCAAAGAGCAACTGCCGAAGTACCTGATGGGGGAGGTTCAGCTGTGCACCACCAG CTGCGCACTGAAAGAACTGGACACTCTGAAACAGCTGTATGGGGCCAAACTCATCCTGCAGAGGTTCCAGGTGAGGAGATGTCAACATTTCAAGGACCCTGTTCCTGCCTCAAAGTGTCTGCTGTCCATGTTGGAGGAGACAAACCCACACCACTACTTTGTTGCCACACAG GACCACGCGGTGACTACAGGCCTGAAGAAGATCCCCGGGGTTCCTCTGCTCTACATCATCCTCAACACCATCGTGCTGGACAAGCCCAGCCAGTCGTCCCTCGACCACGTCCAGGCCGTCCAGCTGGGAGAGCTGGTGAGTCCGGCCCAGCAGCAGAGCATCCGTAGCCTGAAAGAGGAGCAGGGCATCAGCCAAAAGGACGGAGAGAGACgggggaagaagaggaagaggaaacagagCAACCCTAACCCTCTGAGCTGCctcaagaagaaaaagaaaggggTGCCGACGCCGCCGCTGAAAAAAACTGAGCAGggggagaagaggaaaaggagcCGGCACAAAAAACGCAAGACGGAGGGAGGAGATAACATTTCCGCTCCTCCTCCGCCCACAAATCCATAG